Within Anolis sagrei isolate rAnoSag1 chromosome 3, rAnoSag1.mat, whole genome shotgun sequence, the genomic segment TGAGACCCCTGAGAGGCCTTTAATCTTGCCACAGTAAATAGTAGGCACTGCATCTTTGACAGAGACTATCACTTTGGCTGTCTGTGAGGTGCTTACGATTTCAATGTTATTGGCAGCCGAGGGCTCACATGTTGCAATATTAGTCTGATCCACCAGCCACTTTGGCGGCTGTCTCAGGTGTTCAGATGAACTACTGCTGATCACTCTGTTCTCAGCAGCCTTGGGTGGACTCTCATGAGGTTTTGAAGGaacaaaaggagaaacagaagtagGAAGTTTGTCTGTCATGGAATGAACGGGACCTTCCAAGATAGGCCCAAAGTGACTGGTACTTATTGTTTCAGTGTTGCTCGTTTTCCGACATGAGGGAATGGATAAGTCCAAGACACCTTCCTCAGGTGAAAGCTGGGAATGGGAACTCTCCTCACTTTCCTTAACCAAAGGGGCTGCTTTCATGGACAGGTCAAGAACCTCATTCTCATTACCCATCTTAATAACAGTGTGCCGACTCAGCTGGGAGAGTCCCCGGTGGTGGATGAAATCAAATGgcttactttcttctttctccaaggGGGTTTGGGTGCCTTTACAGGAATGCAAGACAAAGGAACTTGCCAGTTTGGAGCAGTCCAGGTTGACTTTAGATTCAGCACTGTGGGGAACAGGGATGGGGATGGGAATGGGCACAGGGACTGGGACCGGCAGAGGAACAATCACAGGGTATGGTACCAAGAGCGTGGCTGGAGGAACCAATGGAGACAAAGGGGAACTGAAGGGTTGTGGTGGGACAGAAGAGCAATCTGGGGATGGCTGATAGGGTGAGGAACCTAAGGCGCCTTGTGAGGGAAAGAGGTCCTGCAGAACGGCAGCAAACCCTGGTGTCTGAAACACAGGAGGCAAGACGGACTCCTGAGCTGGATTGGATGGTTTCTGATCCAAGAGTTGTGGTTGTCCCATTGGGGAAGAGGAGCCCTGGAAGATATTGTTGTGCATAGCGTTGGTAGCACAGGGAGAGCTCTGAGATAAAACTAGGGGAGAATTTAAATGCTGAAAGACATGTTGCTCTAAGAGGAGAGGCAGTGGGACTGGGCCTTGAGTGGTCATGACATATGGAGTGTTACTGTTAGGAGCAATCTGAGGAGCAGTACTCCCAGCTACTTGCAGATGTATTGGCAGAACTACTGGACTGTCCCCTAAGCAAATGGGCTGGAGCACGGTGGCAGCTACCTTGAGAGCTACCCCACTTTGGGATTCAGCAGGCGGGGTTAATATTGATGGTGTAGGGACTGATACCAAGGGCGAAAGTGCTTTCTTCATCAAGTCAGACGAGTTTATATTCCATGCTTCTGCAGTTATCAGTTGGGCAACTCCATTTTCCAGTTTGTTGTTAGCCATAGTTGAAGGAGAGTTGGTAACATCCATGGGCAGGTTTTGCGTGTCCTTATACAGTTCCTCCATTTTAAGGGATTCAGAGGCTTTGCAGAGTTGTTGTTTACATAGCCATCACTGGCATCCACTTTGTCTCTAGGCTGCCCAAAGCATCCATATCAACACTATCTGACCTGCAAAACAGAGACATGTTTTAAACACTGCATAAATCTCcttcttaaaataatatttgcaacggattttttaaaaacctatcacCAAAACAGAGCATTAAGCGTTTCCACACTTTTAGGAAGAGAAGTCCTATCATACTGTGACCTAGATATAGCATACATGCATATACAGAACATACATTTCTGGAGTGTTATAGGAAGAGACCAGGGGGATTTAAAGTTAAGCATAAACAAAGATAAATTTAAAGGCTGAAGCAGCTACAGACTCAAGCAACCGGAATAAGAATCCAAGCTGTTCATTTGATATCTTTAAACAAAGCTTCATACAATGGTATCCTGTAACACTGGGAAGCAGCTGTACTGTTTACATTCAATATGAGTGCAAAAACTGAGAAGTCCTAAAAATAACCCATGATAAAATGGTGTATTCTGGGTTTGGAAGGCTTTTCTTAGCATTAGAAGAAACATATGCATTCTGCTTTCCAAACTCGTAAGACTTGCTGGTATTACAAGCATCATGctttagatatttttttaaaatcggCATTCACCAGAAAATTCAGAAATTAAATGCTGTCCCTCACAATATCCTTGCTGGCATTATTAGGATGTCTGCATGTTGTGGGAATTACAAACTCTGGTAGCATCACATTAACAAAGTAATTAATCAACATACAatcattttttcccatttttaaagATTTCTCCCAACCAGATTGAAGAAGGAGCTTGTTTTTCAGAGCTAAATGCAATAACAGAGATAGGAGCATAAAACTTTTATTATGAACATGTAAAGAATTAAAATCAGGGCCACTTTACATTTTCTCTGTCAGACTAATTTGCATTGTGCAGTTGTCAGGGGGAAATGTACTGTTCTGTTGTAAACCATGAGAGGCTTTTAGCCCAATACTGAAAGCAATTTTGCCTGCTCCAAGGCAGTAAAGCACAAATCATTCCTGCCATGAAACCTCCCACATTCCCATAGCTCTTGATCTTCTTTAAAGGGATTTTTTGTGATGCAGAGCCTAGGAGCCCATGTAAAAATCAAGATGTTTACCTCCTGCCAACATAGTATTTTTATTCTACCTCCACCTGCCCTTTAGATTTTAGGATCTTTGGGGTTGAAACAAATGGCCACAGTTATGTCAAGACACTGTTAATTGACTCTAAACCCTCAGGGAACAAGCAGGCAGAATCCGATAAGATTAAATGCATTCTGGAGCACTACTCTTCAGAAGGAGAAGGATGCAAGGACCAACATACAAGAAACTGTAACAATAgccacaaaataaatacatgtgaTTAAAGCAGAATGGGTAAAACATGACAAATTATTACCAAAATTAGAAGTAGTGCATCCATGTTGATGTTATTGCTACAGAGGCAGAAGAAAAAATAGTTCTCCCATTAATTGGACTACTCAAATAGATTTCTATGATAAATAATGTTTATGCATAGCCACAGACAAATAGACAAATCTTGGaaaaactcaaaataggtttcCCTTACAAATGGGAAACAACTTTGAAGGCAAACATCATGAACAACACAAACCAGGCCTGAAAAACTGtaaaaaatattccaaatgtTATCTGTTTAGGACACCATAATAAATGTCCAACAAAGGAAGCAATGCAAagtttatattatgattcataattttaattaatgtaaatctatataaataaaaatgtaatgtttgtttgtgggattaacataactaaaaaaccactggacaaattaacaccaaatttggacgcaatacacgTATTTGGCCAATgaatgactatcactcataaaaacactttaaaagcctatctatctatctatctatctatctatctatctacacatacacacacacattacaatacatgtgcaaaaccacatatacacacatatacacaaacacacacacacacatatacgtatacacacacaaaacacatatacacagactgggctatagcaacatgtggcagaggatggctagtcatctatataaataaaaatgtaatgttcgtttgtgggattaacaaaactcaaaaaccactggacaaattgacatgaaatttggacactacacccctaacagaccaacaagggaccatcactcataaacccctcccaaaaagcaggggaaaggacttaaaacccccaaaagctaaatgatgatacagcacatgtgcaaaaacaacagcttccagcatcccctagaccaggccctttagaggaggaggatgctccaaatgcactgcttctaagtgcaagcttgcttctccttggaattCTTTGAGCgcatcccaatccatacatatttcctatttctggactgcaactcccagcaatccttccgatagataagatatatatattagatagagatagatagtagctagacagatcaatcaggaggactgctgggagttacagtccaagaataggtagaagagaaagaaatgagagaaagaaaaagggagggggaggaagggaagaggtagagaaggaaggaaggagagaaggaaagaggaaggagagaaagaaaggaggagagaaagggggggggggagattggccacagcaacatgtggcaagtACAACTAGTGACATATAAAAGTCTGTGTCAGTCTGTTCATGTCCAGTGTTTTGAATGGTAAGTGTTAGGATTTCTTATACCTTATTCTTGATCTTAGATTTTTAACTTCCCATCATTTATATTAAAAAGAG encodes:
- the RAI2 gene encoding retinoic acid-induced protein 2 → MEELYKDTQNLPMDVTNSPSTMANNKLENGVAQLITAEAWNINSSDLMKKALSPLVSVPTPSILTPPAESQSGVALKVAATVLQPICLGDSPVVLPIHLQVAGSTAPQIAPNSNTPYVMTTQGPVPLPLLLEQHVFQHLNSPLVLSQSSPCATNAMHNNIFQGSSSPMGQPQLLDQKPSNPAQESVLPPVFQTPGFAAVLQDLFPSQGALGSSPYQPSPDCSSVPPQPFSSPLSPLVPPATLLVPYPVIVPLPVPVPVPIPIPIPVPHSAESKVNLDCSKLASSFVLHSCKGTQTPLEKEESKPFDFIHHRGLSQLSRHTVIKMGNENEVLDLSMKAAPLVKESEESSHSQLSPEEGVLDLSIPSCRKTSNTETISTSHFGPILEGPVHSMTDKLPTSVSPFVPSKPHESPPKAAENRVISSSSSEHLRQPPKWLVDQTNIATCEPSAANNIEIVSTSQTAKVIVSVKDAVPTIYCGKIKGLSGVSTKNFSFKRDMPQDSVLQCYDVKNQPEARDNAEALRKPIKNRNVKLKKMNSQEIHILPIKKQRLAAFFPRK